The Chlamydiota bacterium genomic sequence CATCCCGTCCGCCGGCGAGTCGCGCCGATCCATCCGTCCGGGAACCGCCGGGCAGCACCGCGTCCGCGGCGCCGCGCGCAACGGGGCTCTTTCGGCGCTCCTCGCTGAACTGGAGGCGCGTCTTCTCGATCTCCGAGGCGGTCAGCGGCGCCACACGGATCGGTCCGTCGGGCTTTTGTACCTCGGCCATCTCTTGCTCCCCGAGGATCCGAAGAAGGCCGGCCATGTTCCGCAGTTCGAGCGATCCTTCGTACACGTAGACCCGGGTGAATTCCCCGGGGAGGGTCTCAACGGTGAAATCGGTGCCGCGCACGCCGGCGATGGTGTTCCACGCCTTGACCTGGAACGTGGAACCGGTTCCCAACTGGGGTTCGACCTGCGAACGAAGCATTCCCCTCGCGAGGCCGATAACGCTTTCGCAGAAGCCGGTATCCCGCGCGTAGCGGTGCCTCTCGAGCTTCAGTTCCGTGTTCTCCCCGACGGTGAGCACGGCCTTCTCGAAGACGAGCTTGGCCATCGAGGCGCCGGACGTCACCAGGGTCGCGCCGCCCGGCACGGTATCCCCGATCTTGAGCGGCGCCGGCGGGGCGTCGCCGGGCGCCGATACGGTGACGGTCCCGGTGAGCCCGATCACCGTCCCCTCGTCTCCCGCCCGCACGACCGAAGGGGTTCCCCAGATGCATACCGCAACGACTATCGCGATTGCCGGCAATCCGTTCGATATCATCCGCCGTCCTCCCGTTGCGCGCCGGCCGATTCACGCCTCGCACTATGATAGTGCCCAACCGCGCGGCTGGCAAACTAAAAAGCGCCGAACATCCGACAGCCGTGCGAGTTGCGGCGTCTTCCCATCCCGAGCCGTGACGAGCCGTCCCTGGTTGCGCCGCACGCCCCTCTGCTTCCCGTGCCCGGGGAGATGGGTTCCGGGATCGGCGTGTTCAGTACGGCGCGTACTGCGCGCGAGCAACGTCGACCACCAGACCGTCAGAAGAGGGCGTGCAGA encodes the following:
- a CDS encoding FecR domain-containing protein, producing the protein MISNGLPAIAIVVAVCIWGTPSVVRAGDEGTVIGLTGTVTVSAPGDAPPAPLKIGDTVPGGATLVTSGASMAKLVFEKAVLTVGENTELKLERHRYARDTGFCESVIGLARGMLRSQVEPQLGTGSTFQVKAWNTIAGVRGTDFTVETLPGEFTRVYVYEGSLELRNMAGLLRILGEQEMAEVQKPDGPIRVAPLTASEIEKTRLQFSEERRKSPVARGAADAVLPGGSRTDGSARLAGGRDGVSPQTVVSGDGPLNPRNLSVPASAAVAAPPPAAKPPSIRSDTFQRRPPPD